A stretch of Plasmodium chabaudi chabaudi strain AS genome assembly, chromosome: 14 DNA encodes these proteins:
- a CDS encoding debranching enzyme-associated ribonuclease, putative: MSDVDDFYEYAKNNFLNLLKKNNLNPKNADEKQKQKSDLDIFKEGKNSSLSYQNELKIKKKKKKKHHSSDDDHSREHKKSKDKSKDKYKDKKRKSKHSDDEYNKKHKNSKHEKKKKKKKNHKHEESDDYSDELSSKKKKKKKREHTSESDSQISSSSTSTNKNKFENDDKSSSSSVAINKNTFESDDDNEITKAIKNTDDSKSVKNDYKNSMENIKLTKKLEKKIYEQKENILLKNALNKKLVDCKYCIDSDLFQKINKLNIISISDKSYICYYNYKNIFLKNQLFISPIEHTTSITNTDFETILDMRNHMKSLIAMLEEHNQTCIFIEFNNCFNTNIELISMRKTKHTYVNCYSIPMNLLEKAKIYFKKNLQDISSLYRENKQLIITDNKYAPYGVIPKNIPYVSVNFSLVETYIQVIENNYDYINMCRCIFTDIFKQDRLYKYFRNFQTYVDTVEEFKTLYAKYDWTNYR; this comes from the coding sequence atgagCGATGTAGAcgatttttatgaatatgctaaaaataattttttaaacctcttaaaaaaaaataatttaaatccAAAAAATGCAGATGAAAAGCAAAAGCAAAAAAGCGATCTAGACATATTTAAGGAAGGAAAAAACTCCAGTTTATCGTatcaaaatgaattaaagataaaaaaaaaaaaaaaaaagaaacatcACAGTAGTGATGACGATCACTCTCGTGAGCATAAGAAATCAAAGGATAAATcaaaagataaatataaagataaaaaaagaaagagcAAACACAGTGatgatgaatataataaaaaacataaaaatagcaagcatgagaaaaaaaaaaaaaaaaaaaaaaaccatAAGCATGAAGAAAGTGACGATTATTCAGATGAGTTATCGtctaagaaaaaaaaaaaaaagaaaagggAACACACTAGTGAAAGTGATTCCCAAATCAGCAGTTCAAGTACCTCTACAAATAAGAACAAATTTGAAAACGATGACAAAAGTAGTAGTTCAAGTGTTGCTATAAATAAGAACACATTCGAAAGTGATGatgataatgaaataacTAAAGCTATAAAGAATACTGATGATAGTAAAAGTGtgaaaaatgattataaaaattccatggaaaatattaaattgacaaaaaaattggaaaaaaaaatatatgaacagaaagagaatattttattaaaaaatgcattaaACAAAAAGTTAGTAGATTGTAAATATTGTATTGATTCTGAtctatttcaaaaaataaacaaattaaatataataagtaTTAGTGataaatcatatatatgttattataattataaaaatatttttttaaaaaatcagCTTTTTATATCTCCTATAGAACATACAACAAGTATTACAAATACAGATTTTGAAACAATTCTAGACATGAGAAATCATATGAAATCATTAATTGCCATGCTAGAAGAACATAACCAaacatgtatatttatcgaatttaataattgttttaatacaaatatagaATTAATATCTATgagaaaaacaaaacacACATATGTTAATTGTTATTCTATACCTATGAATTTATTAGAAAaagcaaaaatatattttaaaaaaaatttacagGATATAAGTTCATTATATAgagaaaataaacaattaattattacagataataaatatgcaccTTATGGTGTTATACCAAAAAATATCCCATATGTTTCAGTTAATTTTTCACTTGTTGAAACCTATATACAAgttattgaaaataattatgattatataaatatgtgtcGATGTATATTTActgatatttttaaacaagATAGactgtataaatattttagaaaCTTTCAAACGTATGTCGATACTGTAGAAGAATTTAAAACACTTTACGCAAAATACGACTGGACAAATTACAGGTGA
- a CDS encoding ribosome biogenesis protein TSR3, putative — MKNNQLERKKYSVHNLVKLINERQKQNAKANKDTENGKSKLGINLNGEEKNRNTNKQKNNYAKNEKEDDIQCNAINGVKNKSSNSEKENCENKIISNTIDEQKADKNNENLNNNTESETNEDSSDDSKRQDGEPDDEQGDEQNGRVSECEETANKNVDEIKLFMIDYNECQNKKCSCKKLYRFKKIKKVQLNKKFKGIVLTPFCDKYFSIDDKQIVEKNGLAVVDCSWKSIDLLKKVKYTNQRKLPYIIAVNSINYGKPYKLSCLESLAFCLYVCNYNKQYNDILSIYKWSINFTNVNMEVLEKYKLCLNHEDIKKAEQEFIENSIQKREENKQVDQYKVIYEDEYI, encoded by the coding sequence ATGAAAAACAATCAGttagaaagaaaaaaatattctgtTCATAATTTGGTAAAATTGATTAATGAAAGgcaaaaacaaaatgcaAAAGCAAATAAAGATACCGAAAATGGCAAGTCAAAATTGGGAATAAACTTAAATggtgaagaaaaaaacaggaatacaaataagcaaaaaaacaattatgctaaaaatgaaaaagaagatGATATACAATGTAATGCCATAAATGGAGTTAAGAATAAGAGTAGTAATAGTGAGAAGGaaaattgtgaaaataaaatcataaGTAATACAATTGATGAGCAAAAAGcggataaaaataatgaaaatttaaataacaaTACGGAAAGTGAAACGAACGAAGACAGTAGCGATGATAGTAAACGTCAAGATGGTGAACCAGATGATGAACAAGGTGATGAACAAAATGGTAGAGTATCCGAATGTGAAGAGAcagcaaataaaaatgttgacgaaataaaattatttatgattGATTATAATGAATGCCAAAATAAGAAATGTTCATGTAAAAAACTATAccgttttaaaaaaattaaaaaagtacaactaaataaaaaatttaaaggaATAGTATTAACACCATTTtgtgataaatatttttctatagaTGATAAACAAATAGTAGAAAAGAATGGTCTTGCTGTTGTTGATTGTTCTTGGAAATCTAtcgatttattaaaaaaagtaaaatatacaaaccAAAGAAAATTACCTTATATTATTGCAGTTAATAGTATAAATTATGGAAAAccatataaattatcatgTTTAGAGTCTTTAGCTTTTTGcttatatgtatgtaattacaataaacaatataatgatattttaagtatatacaaatggagtattaattttacaaatgtaaatatggaggttttagaaaaatataaattatgccTAAATCATGAAGACATTAAAAAAGCTGAGCAAGaatttattgaaaattctatacaaaaaagagaagaaaataaacaagTTGATCAATATAAGGTTATTTATGAAGACGagtatatatag
- a CDS encoding heterochromatin protein 1 encodes MTGSDEEFEIGDILDVKRKKNGFIYLVKWKGYSDDENTWEPESNLLHLTDFKKKMEYLKSIYLNKIDRTSSDSKIMKKSNVQLFGQDDMGNTLIKSKGRTSLISKKRGHKRGMRNRMGSRIGNKSSASSVTDGSLKKSDDDDNQSIKKENSSNNYNNTLLNIEDVYSVRIKNRKMEFLASLKNASPQWVEESNIRSTGHLNIKVNDFKKYIKRKKTSKGSRIVIKNLHNVGDELYISVIHNINNKEIHSLYPSKVIEYIYPQELLNFLLSRLRYRTV; translated from the coding sequence atgacAGGGTCAGATGAAGAATTTGAAATAGGTGACATACTGGAtgttaaaagaaaaaaaaatggctTCATATACTTAGTAAAATGGAAAGGCTATTCAGATGATGAAAACACATGGGAGCCTGAAAGTAACTTATTGCATTTAACtgattttaaaaagaaaatggaatatttaaaatcaatctatttaaataaaattgatagAACGAGTAGTGACAgcaaaattatgaaaaaaagtaatGTACAGTTATTTGGCCAAGATGATATGGGGAATACTCTAATAAAATCAAAGGGTAGAACATCAttaatttcaaaaaaaagaggTCATAAAAGAGGAATGAGAAATAGAATGGGAAGTAGAATAGGGAATAAGAGCAGCGCATCGTCAGTTACAGATGGCTCTTTAAAGAAAAGtgatgatgatgataaccaatcaataaaaaaagaaaatagttcaaataattataataatacattattaaatattgaaGATGTATATAGTgtaagaattaaaaataggaAGATGGAATTTTTGGCTAgcttaaaaaatgcatCACCACAATGGGTAGAAGAGTCAAATATTCGAAGTACAGgacatttaaatataaaagttaacgattttaaaaaatatattaagagaaaaaaaacatctAAAGGAAGTAGAattgttattaaaaatttacataatGTTGGGgatgaattatatatatcagtTATAcataacataaataataaagaaattcaTAGTTTATATCCATCAAAAGTTAtcgaatatatataccctCAAGAGCTTTTAAACTTTCTTTTATCAAGACTTAGATATAGAACAGTTTAA
- a CDS encoding histone-lysine N-methyltransferase, H3 lysine-4 specific, putative, giving the protein MSFSAIKYESKILESLASMLNLNEKTDNEILDEIKDENTSITFEIDDDIKKLIDINKINCTCDESKKKIDEYKGKKFEYFYNIETYGVDFFLDICNALCRSNYKHFLTEEGKNEVIKGLKIRRNSNLYKYVSFFLSKERLNKERLSDKKCPEHIYHCFRCLKSVLHIYNDDQNNDTKNMYLNQNKYITEEIEERIENDILNSNDTFKSQQNHQDGIISVFKYKSELSSITRKSNQKIVQTIFEHTKDFNTKENKLPFIKDTKLKGSNMHNTVNTDSTTNSIPSNDFYLNNSIMSNSNFNNSIISNSNFNNSIMSNSNFNNSIISNSNFNNSVMSNSNFNNTVMSNSNFTNVYSMENNNPEISIQEDNEKYIPNTNEPKTKRFSLRSRQFSGKKEPSNKYKNLNKKVKLNSQNKSLTRNSHRNDCNSITNYCNNKKIRKRRTFSNNRKIRNSTNSFMPDYLYLENTREQIDSIYFSNSIFKSIDKSIEKFDMIANENKFFDNDDEDSPSKFKEFPTKETEIEENIENENYKEKSEKNEPEDYNPYLESENGNILGDINNEKQILDNLSSIIINQNELNNLSNDEKCIDIINDNEGANNLIDTKIKFLHEQTNEKDLEEQLNKQNIILEESKEKNVNEYGIYEKHTLSKNFCNDEEYEGNQSDDTSYSTNGSNYSKYLKRKKKLEEQGKIVIDLNLLHRNTIKPNMKQCRDEKMAERLRIEKLKKILEEKKMLLCRVEDIAKKRNRIHVKTQILSEDSKIKRIYFSHKMKKVYNYKFGYFGCGWSNNKTEWTPFIHAPFFDNQHNTIYKSRNKKLYEEIYDTILHGRIHPHIKVVELKDHMHPIRLCTPSNEDCYSVIYTGEKINATDERVIFGEYTGFVANNKELPQEKHQYIFALTFNKKVFNDRKNVVFINEIDSYENESDENENSVEGNNSEMKYANMKNGNNYKGNKFNLDEDKHNEEISKEKEKGEKNKSLGNNNKKKENKNSNINDKSKELNNLIILPDNYTYAVDSSHMFNEMSLVNHYKTCSIFNNYDFRINAEWQIVYLDGWPHIILTSIPGVEIETGEEIFADFGFEWFDRVNDICLNDFIKNNYEHRLNEIGIKSIKEKNFNGLDDIVDKYNLLKNYTTCNICMHSVNTDCNNYILCSGCNHVYHLKCVNRLNFQINENYDWFCSSCIQFSMNIISQKEFLEYIKKENNKRLINYFIEHNKNIDQGKTKSSEKILMLENNNENNLDSYNCEKNNEIQLDDENYINNFENIKKLLQCKENIDDLLNNQQIINAFLENVDNNINILQGEEGQDDNIILKNPELKNLIENSYELHLLIEYKNKIDDLLLCRENINFLLNNDQAKRTFQMRIKTINYLMQNKKCIENLVESIEKKNQGEITKNNNTTFKTSNDKLQLLMNDDAQNGNTDNTSSLDLFKCENGEQNCVALCEENDTTQSMIIPVHGKYPYSKDGCYFTSAYENMLYKKTNNIIKNLKDLKNKNRKSRFKNNSIKNEMNDENSNGTDEAGLNAYYNYMMKLSKKILGLPLIREFEKGINTHQPSLPLNANLKKLEVCSNCYKKHGNLAKAVICRVTKLHFETNYNDGLGEEELHKMSSECIQSVIKELANTIKEYRKQELNSAFIQYTKKKKQTGLINNKENDIKTGTRLTDIITPSDIINSAFNKTDIENKDFYHSLSKSLYKDTYETDDNILMQHSHISYIDKNKSVNNSFESHQDENSTLQINTYTTLGKKYENIGDGNGKNCHQANLSSDTIDEKNVSDQENGKNNKRISYKNGNISAYNNDINNVCFRSENGDSNNNDYKNQKKNKFKNDNELLTTNEILLDDKKKEDKSISNNNLNINNFIPLFGIELGKTKFQREFTNGTYVGTVTKQIKDDNDNNFFVVTYEDGDVEWITPFFLFQELLKQATNNIEYPLATPFKDLMNPNFKKDIKLNNYSLELKVEKKKKKGTGEYNSNNNSTTKRQRHNQEDNSSKTKKRYSAKQ; this is encoded by the exons atgagTTTTTCAGCAATAAAGTATGAATCTAAAATATTGGAGAGTTTAGCCAGTATGCTAAATCTCAATGAAAAGACAGATAATGAAATACtagatgaaataaaagacGAAAATACTAGTATAACATTTGAAATTgatgatgatataaaaaaattgattgatataaataagatTAACTGCACCTGTGATGaatctaaaaaaaaaatagatgaatataaaggcaaaaaatttgaatatttttataatattgaaaCATATGGAgttgatttttttctagATATTTGTAATGCCTTATGCAgatcaaattataaacattttttaacagAAGAAGGGAAAAACGAAGTTATCAAGGGATTAAAAATTCGAAGAAATTCTaacttatataaatatgtttcattttttttaagtaagGAAAgattaaataaagaaagattaagtgataaaaaatgtcCTGAACACATTTATCATTGTTTTAGGTGTTTAAAAAGtgtattacatatatataatgatgaccaaaataatgatacaaaaaatatgtatttgaatcaaaataaatatataactgAAGAAATTGAAGAAAGAATCGAAAacgatatattaaattcaaATGATACTTTTAAATCACAACAAAATCATCAAGATGGAATAATATCagtatttaaatataaatcagAATTAAGTTCCATAACCAGAAAATCTaatcaaaaaatagtaCAAACAATTTTTGAGCATACTAAAGATTTTAatacaaaagaaaataaattaccATTTATAAAAGACACCAAATTAAAAGGAtcaaatatgcataatactGTTAATACGGATAGTACTACTAACAGTATTCCTAGTAATGACTTTTATCTTAATAATAGCATTATGAGTAATagcaattttaataatagtattatAAGTAATagtaattttaataatagtattatGAGTAACagcaattttaataatagtattattagtaatagtaattttaataatagtgTTATGAGTAATagcaattttaataatactgTTATGAGTAATAGTAATTTTACTAATGTTTATAGtatggaaaataataatcctGAAATTAGTATTCAAGAAGATAATGAGAAATATATTCCAAATACTAATGAACCTAAAACTAAAAGATTTAGCCTTCGTTCTAGACAATTTTCAGGAAAGAAGGAGCcctcaaataaatataaaaacctaaataaaaaagtaaaactTAATTCTCAGAATAAATCTTTAACCCGAAATTCTCATAGAAATGATTGCAACTCAATTACAAATTATtgtaataacaaaaaaattcgaAAAAGACGtactttttcaaataatagaaaaattcGGAATAGTACTAACTCATTTATGCctgattatttatatttagaaaatacaCGAGAACAAATTgattcaatatatttttctaattccatttttaaaagtatTGATAAATCTATTGAAAAATTTGATATGATTGcgaatgaaaataaattttttgataatgaCGATGAAGATAGTCCATCTAAATTTAAAGAGTTCCCAACAAAGGAGACTGAAATCGAAGAAAATAtcgaaaatgaaaattacaaagaaaaaagtgaaaaaaatgaaccCGAGGATTATAATCCATATTTAGAATCCGAAAATGGTAATATTTTAGGtgacataaataatgaaaaacaaattttagaTAATTTATCTtccataataataaatcaaaacGAATTGAATAATCTTTCAAATGACGAAAAGTGTATTGATATTATAAACGATAATGAAGGTGCAAACAATTTAATTGATACaaaaatcaaatttttACACGAACAAACTAATGAAAAAGATTTAGAAGAACAGTTAAATaagcaaaatataatattagaaGAAtctaaagaaaaaaatgtaaatgaaTATGGAATATATGAGAAACATACATTATCAAAAAACTTTTGTAACGATGAGGAATATGAAGGTAATCAAAGTGATGATACATCTTATTCTACTAATGGGTCaaattattcaaaatatttaaaaagaaaaaaaaaattagaagaACAAGGTAAAATAGTTATAGATTTAAACTTGCTTCATAGGAATACAATAAAACCAAATATGAAGCAATGCAGAGATGAAAAAATGGCAGAAAGATTAAGAATtgaaaagttaaaaaaaatattagaagagaaaaaaatgctaTTATGTAGGGTAGAAGatattgcaaaaaaaagaaatagaaTACATGTAAAAACTCAAATATTATCTGAAGAttctaaaataaaaagaatatattttagtcataaaatgaaaaaagtatataattataaatttgggTATTTTGGGTGTGGATGgtctaataataaaacagaaTGGACCCCATTTATACATGCaccattttttgataatcagcataatactatatataaaagtagaaataaaaaattatatgaagaaatatatgatacaATATTACATGGTAGAATACATCCACATATTAAAGTTGTGGAACTAAAAGATCACATGCATCCAATACGATTATGCACACCCAGCAATGAAGATTGTTATTCAGTTATTTATACaggagaaaaaataaatgcgACTGATGAAAGAGTTATATTCGGTGAATACACTGGTTTTGtagcaaataataaagaactTCCCCAGGAAAAACaccaatatatatttgccCTTACATTCAATAAAAAGGTTTTTAATGATAGGAAAAATGTTGTCTTTATTAATGAGATTGATtcatatgaaaatgaaagtgacgaaaatgaaaatagtgTTGAGGGAAACAATTCTGAAATGAAATATgctaatatgaaaaatgggaataattataaaggcaataaatttaatttggATGAAGATAAACACAATGAAGAAATAAGTAAAGAGAAAGAAAAaggagaaaaaaataaatcattggggaataataataaaaaaaaagaaaataaaaattctaatattaatgataaatcaaaagaattaaataatttaattatacttCCAGAcaattatacatatgcGGTTGATTCTTCTCATATGTTTAATGAAATGTCATTGGTAAATCATTATAAAACCTGttcaatatttaataattatgattttAGAATAAATGCTGAATGGCAAATAGTTTATTTAGATGGTTGGccacatataatattaacatCTATTCCAGGTGTGGAAATAGAAACAGGAGAAGAAATTTTTGCAGATTTTGGATTTGAATGGTTTGATAGAGTTAATGATATATGCTTAAAcgattttattaaaaataattatgaacacagattaaatgaaataggaatcaaaagtataaaagaaaaaaattttaatggtCTCGATGATATTgtagataaatataatttattaaaaaattatacaacatgtaatatatgtatgcatagtGTTAATACTGATTGcaacaattatattttatgttcaGGTTGTAATCAtgtttatcatttaaagTGTGTAAATCgattaaattttcaaattaatGAAAACTATGATTGGTTTTGTTCTAGTTGTATTCAATTTtctatgaatataattagCCAAAAGGAATTtttagaatatataaaaaaagaaaataataaaagacttattaattattttattgagcataataaaaatatagaccaaggaaaaacgaaaagttcagaaaaaatattaatgctagaaaataataatgagaACAATTTAGATTCATAtaattgtgaaaaaaataatgaaatacaattggatgatgaaaattatattaataactttgaaaatataaaaaaactattacaatgtaaagaaaatatcgatgatctattaaataatcagcaaattataaatgcatttttagaaaatgttgataataatatcaatATATTACAAGGTGAAGAAGGACaagatgataatataattttaaaaaacccAGAGTTGAAAAACTTAATAGAAAATAGTTATGAattacatttattaattgaatataaaaacaaaattgatgatttattattatgtagAGAAAACATTAATTTCCTTCTAAATAATGACCAAGCCAAACGAACATTTCAAATGAGAATAAAAACGATCAACTATTTaatgcaaaataaaaaatgtattgaAAATCTTGTAGAAAgcatagaaaaaaaaaatcaaggcgaaattacaaaaaataataacacaaCTTTTAAGACAAGCAATGATAAACTTCAACTATTGATGAATGATGATGCCCAAAATGGAAATACAGACAATACTTCAAGTTTAGATTTGTTTAAATGTGAAAATGGGGAACAAAATTGTGTTGCACTTTGTGAAGAAAACGACACGACACAATCTATGATAATTCCAGTACATGGCAAATATCCTTATTCCAAGGATGGTTGCTATTTTACAAGtgcatatgaaaatatgttatacaaaaaaacaaataatataattaaaaatttaaaagatttaaaaaataaaaatagaaaatcaagattcaaaaataatagcataaaaaatgaaatgaatgatgaaaatagtaACGGAACAGACGAAGCAGGTCTTAATGCATATTACAATTATATGATGAAgttaagtaaaaaaatattaggtTTACCATTAATTCGAGAATTTGAAAAAGGGATAAATACTCATCAGCCTTCACTACCTTTAAATgctaatttaaaaaaattagaagtTTGTTCAAATTGCTATAAAAAACATGGTAATTTAGCAAAGGCTGTTATTTGCAGGGTAACCAAATTGCATTTCGAAACGAATTATAATGATGGATTAGGCGAAGAAGAATTACATAAAATGTCTAGTGAATGTATACAATCTGTTATAAAAGAACTCGcaaatacaataaaagaatatagAAAACAAGAATTAAATAGTGCCTTTATTCAATataccaaaaaaaaaaaacaaacaggattaataaataacaaaGAAAATGACATAAAGACAGGAACTCGTTTAACTGATATTATTACTCCTAgtgatataataaatagtgcttttaataaaactgatattgaaaataaagattttTATCATAGTTTGAGTaaatcattatataaagataCATACGAAACAGATGATAATATTCTTATGCAACATTCacatatatcatatattgataaaaataaatctgTGAATAATTCTTTCGAAAGTCACCAAGACGAAAACAGTACTTTGCAAATAAACACTTATACAACtcttggaaaaaaatatgaaaatattggCGATGGTAATGGAAAGAACTGTCACCAAGCTAATCTTTCCAGCGACACgattgatgaaaaaaatgtttctGATCAGGAGAATGGCAAAAACAATAAACgtatttcatataaaaatggaaatatttcTGCGTATAATAACGATATTAACAATGTATGTTTTCGATCAGAAAATGGAGattctaataataatgattataagaatcaaaaaaaaaataagtttaaaaatgataatgaattattaactacaaatgaaatattattggatgataaaaaaaaagaagataaATCCAtttctaataataatttaaatattaataactTTATTCCACTTTTTGGTATTGAATTAGGGAAAACAAAATTCCAAAGAGAATTTACTAATGGAACATATGTAGGTACAGTGACTAAACAGATTAAAGATGATAacgataataatttttttgttgttaCTTATGAAGATGGTGATGTTGAATGGATTACCCCATTCTTTTTGTTTCAAGAACTTTTGAAGCAAGCAACTAACAACATCGAATACCCTTTAGCTACTCCTTTCAAAGATCTAATGAATcctaattttaaaaaggatataaaattaaataattattcctTAGAACTTaaagttgaaaaaaaaaaaaaaaaaggtacCGGAGAATATAATAGTAACAATAATAGTACTACTAAAAGACAAAGACATAATCAAGAGGATAATTCTtctaaaacaaaaaaaag atatagcgcaaaacaataa